A genomic segment from Candidatus Omnitrophota bacterium encodes:
- the folK gene encoding 2-amino-4-hydroxy-6-hydroxymethyldihydropteridine diphosphokinase: MVVCFLGVGSNLGNRRKNIEKALDYLVKTKGIKIEKISRIYETEPVGAVPQGKFLNAALKIRTSLAPLPLLKTLKKIEKALGRKKGIRFGPRPIDLDILLYADKAIKTKELMIPHPEMFRREFVLKPLRDLL, from the coding sequence ATGGTAGTTTGTTTTCTGGGGGTAGGTTCTAATTTAGGAAACAGAAGGAAAAATATCGAGAAGGCATTGGATTATTTGGTAAAGACCAAGGGTATAAAAATAGAAAAAATCTCGCGGATTTATGAAACCGAACCTGTGGGCGCAGTCCCTCAGGGAAAATTCTTGAACGCTGCCCTAAAAATCAGGACTTCGCTTGCACCTCTGCCGCTTCTTAAAACCCTTAAAAAAATAGAAAAGGCCTTAGGCCGCAAGAAGGGTATCCGTTTTGGCCCGCGCCCCATAGATTTAGATATCCTGCTTTACGCAGACAAGGCGATAAAGACAAAGGAACTTATGATCCCGCATCCTGAGATGTTCAGGAGGGAATTTGTCCTGAAACCCTTAAGAGACCTGTTATGA
- the panC gene encoding pantoate--beta-alanine ligase, translating to MKVIRSLKQMSAFSRSVHLKKQTIGFVPTMGALHAGHLSLIRAARRENHKAVVSVFVNPIQFAPQEDYKKYPRDFKLDARLCSKEGADVIFYPDSRRMYPDNYKTYVVVRDLSDCLCGKSRPGHFKGVATVVAKLLNIVNPDIAYFGQKDAQQAFIIKKMAQDLNMPVKIKIMPTVRDKDGLALSSRNIYLSRSERRDAVILSQALNLAKEMVRQGKKKSTQIIGRMRRLISAKKSVSIQYISIVDLENLRPLDKIKDKALIALAVYIGKTRLIDNIIVNRNLQFR from the coding sequence ATGAAAGTTATCCGCAGCCTAAAACAAATGTCTGCTTTTTCCCGCAGCGTGCATCTTAAGAAGCAGACTATTGGTTTTGTGCCGACGATGGGCGCATTGCACGCCGGGCACCTTAGCCTTATCAGGGCAGCGCGCCGGGAAAACCATAAAGCCGTGGTAAGCGTATTCGTCAATCCCATTCAATTCGCACCCCAAGAAGACTACAAAAAATATCCCAGAGACTTTAAGCTCGATGCCCGCTTATGCAGTAAGGAAGGCGCGGATGTCATATTTTATCCTGATAGCCGCCGGATGTATCCTGATAATTACAAGACCTATGTAGTTGTTCGGGATTTAAGTGATTGCCTATGCGGAAAATCCCGGCCGGGGCATTTTAAAGGCGTGGCTACGGTTGTGGCTAAGCTTTTGAATATAGTTAACCCCGATATCGCCTATTTCGGCCAAAAGGATGCCCAGCAAGCGTTCATTATAAAAAAGATGGCCCAGGATTTAAATATGCCGGTTAAAATTAAGATTATGCCTACGGTACGCGATAAGGACGGCTTGGCCTTAAGTTCGCGGAATATTTATCTTAGTAGAAGCGAAAGAAGAGATGCCGTAATTTTATCTCAAGCGCTGAATTTAGCTAAAGAAATGGTGAGGCAAGGCAAAAAAAAATCTACGCAGATTATCGGCAGGATGAGGCGGTTAATCAGCGCAAAAAAGAGTGTTTCTATCCAGTATATCTCTATCGTAGATTTAGAAAATTTAAGGCCTTTAGATAAAATAAAGGATAAGGCATTGATTGCGCTGGCGGTATATATAGGAAAGACAAGGTTGATAGATAATATTATCGTAAATCGTAATTTACAATTTAGATAA
- a CDS encoding aspartate dehydrogenase has translation MAKLLKIGIAGCGAIGSSLAASILSDFSDRAELASLYDVDIEKAYSLSSKLGKKLAALNLEDLINRVDLVIEATKADSSFDIARKTISAGRDIMVMSVGGIIKQYEELRLLAKEKNARIFIPSGAICGIDGLKAAACGKINKVTLTTKKPPKAFLGVPYVVKKQIRLDNIDKDTVIFEGSASSAIKNFPQNINVAATLSLAGIGADNTLVRIVASPHLEKNVHEVEIESEAGRITTRTENLIHPDNPKTSYLAVLSAVATLKQILEPIKIGT, from the coding sequence ATGGCTAAATTATTGAAGATTGGGATAGCAGGTTGTGGCGCCATCGGTTCTTCTTTGGCTGCATCCATATTATCTGATTTCTCCGACAGGGCAGAATTAGCGAGCTTATATGACGTTGATATAGAAAAGGCTTATAGTTTATCGAGTAAACTTGGCAAGAAATTAGCCGCCCTGAACTTGGAAGATTTAATAAATAGGGTAGATTTAGTTATTGAGGCTACCAAAGCGGACTCTAGTTTCGATATCGCCAGAAAGACAATTTCGGCAGGGCGCGATATCATGGTGATGAGCGTCGGCGGCATAATTAAACAGTATGAAGAGTTAAGGCTATTGGCCAAAGAAAAGAACGCGCGCATATTCATACCTTCCGGAGCGATATGCGGCATAGACGGCCTTAAGGCAGCAGCCTGCGGAAAAATAAATAAAGTTACCTTAACTACCAAAAAACCTCCTAAGGCATTTTTAGGCGTTCCTTATGTGGTTAAAAAACAGATACGCCTGGATAATATTGATAAAGATACGGTTATCTTTGAAGGCAGCGCCTCCTCTGCTATAAAGAATTTTCCTCAGAACATAAACGTGGCGGCGACTCTAAGCCTGGCAGGCATAGGAGCAGATAATACCCTGGTGCGTATCGTAGCTTCTCCTCATCTTGAAAAGAATGTGCATGAAGTAGAAATAGAATCAGAGGCAGGCAGGATCACTACCCGTACGGAAAATCTGATTCATCCTGATAATCCTAAGACAAGTTATCTGGCAGTGCTTTCAGCAGTAGCGACCTTAAAACAGATTTTAGAGCCGATTAAAATTGGAACTTAA
- the uvrA gene encoding excinuclease ABC subunit UvrA, translating to MEDAIIIKGAKEHNLKNINLRLPRNKLIVITGLSGSGKSSLAFDTIYAEGQRRYVESLSSYARQFLEQLQKPDVEYIEGLSPAIAIEQRTAGGNPRSTVGTQTEIYDYLRILFARIGKVLCYQCGQPIERQSAQEIVERVMASSQGSDIQILAPLVRGRKGEYKDIFAQIQKAGFVRARVDGEIYDLPQKIKLKKYNIHNIEVVVDRLIIKPEVKNRLTDSIETALKVGKGIAIVSQLASPPVGRLNRQTGEPTNRQTDIVFSEQYACTKCGISYPEVEPRMFSFNSPYGACPACHGLGTKLEFDPDLIIPDRNKSINEGAIEAWKRGGRGYILYYRWLIRELSFTMGFDLDTPFKKLGKHVQKAILYGADINAGGKPFEGVIPNLERLFHQTESDYLKEEISKFMSSLPCPVCRGARLKKESLAVTISGKNIWEVTAMSIKEARQFFGTLELTQRQKIIAHQALKEIIRKLQFCIDVGLEYITLDRKSATLSGGEAQRIRLATQVGSALVGVLYILDEPSIGLHQRDNARLISTLKTLRDLGNTLIIVEHDEATILAADYIVDLGPGAGRHGGEIVFSGDREDLLKRSDSLTAKYLRGELRACKIIQRRPWQKRKFLEIKGAREHNLKNIDVKFPLGVFICVTGVSGSGKSTLIDEILYRSLAQKLYKSREKPGLHQKITGVEYVDKVIVVDQSPIGRTPRSNPATYAGVFSHIRDIFSRLPEARIKGYKPGRFSFNVKGGRCEACAGDGIKKIEMHFLPDVYVKCDVCKGRRFNEATLGVKYKGKSIAEVLDMTVEEALDLFANIPKIKGILSYLFEVGLGYIQLGQSATTLSGGEAQRVKLASELSKRSTGKTLYLLDEPTTGLHFADVEKLLSVLQRLVDKGNTICVIEHNLEVIKCADYIIDLGPEGGEKGGEVVASGSPEELLNNHKSYTAQFLRKVLKKE from the coding sequence ATGGAAGACGCTATTATTATCAAAGGCGCTAAAGAGCACAACCTTAAAAATATAAACCTAAGATTACCCCGGAATAAACTTATCGTTATTACGGGCCTCTCCGGTTCGGGTAAATCCAGCCTGGCCTTTGATACTATTTATGCCGAGGGCCAGAGGCGTTACGTAGAGAGCCTCTCCAGCTATGCCCGCCAGTTTTTAGAGCAACTGCAGAAACCCGACGTAGAATATATCGAAGGATTATCCCCTGCCATAGCTATTGAACAGAGGACTGCCGGAGGCAATCCCCGTTCTACCGTAGGGACCCAGACTGAAATCTACGACTATTTGAGGATCCTTTTTGCGCGTATCGGTAAGGTCTTGTGTTATCAGTGCGGACAACCCATAGAGAGGCAGAGCGCACAGGAGATAGTAGAGAGAGTTATGGCCTCATCACAGGGTTCTGATATCCAGATATTGGCGCCGTTAGTCAGAGGCAGAAAAGGAGAATATAAAGACATATTTGCCCAGATTCAGAAAGCCGGTTTTGTCAGGGCGCGGGTAGACGGCGAAATTTACGATTTACCTCAAAAGATTAAACTCAAGAAATACAATATCCATAATATCGAAGTAGTGGTAGACAGGCTTATCATCAAACCCGAAGTAAAAAACAGGCTCACCGATTCCATAGAAACAGCGCTTAAGGTAGGTAAAGGCATTGCGATAGTTAGTCAGTTAGCTAGTCCGCCGGTTGGCCGGTTGAACCGACAAACCGGCGAACCGACAAACCGGCAAACTGATATAGTTTTTAGCGAACAATATGCCTGTACCAAATGCGGCATCAGTTATCCTGAGGTTGAGCCGCGGATGTTTTCTTTTAATTCACCCTATGGCGCCTGCCCTGCCTGCCATGGCTTAGGCACTAAGTTAGAATTTGACCCGGATTTAATCATCCCTGATAGGAATAAATCCATAAACGAAGGCGCCATCGAGGCCTGGAAGAGGGGCGGCAGGGGCTATATTCTTTATTACCGCTGGCTCATCCGAGAACTTTCATTTACAATGGGTTTTGATTTGGATACGCCGTTTAAGAAATTAGGCAAGCATGTGCAGAAGGCCATACTTTACGGGGCTGATATAAATGCCGGCGGAAAACCTTTTGAGGGGGTAATCCCTAACCTGGAAAGATTATTCCATCAGACCGAAAGCGATTACCTGAAAGAAGAGATATCTAAGTTTATGTCTAGCCTCCCCTGTCCGGTTTGCCGGGGCGCAAGGTTAAAAAAAGAAAGCCTGGCCGTTACGATTAGCGGCAAGAATATCTGGGAAGTCACGGCGATGTCCATTAAAGAAGCGCGCCAATTTTTTGGAACGTTGGAATTGACACAAAGGCAGAAGATAATCGCGCATCAGGCTTTAAAAGAGATAATCCGGAAATTGCAATTCTGTATTGATGTGGGTTTAGAATATATCACTTTAGACAGAAAGAGCGCCACTCTCTCCGGCGGCGAAGCGCAGCGTATCCGTTTGGCTACGCAGGTAGGCTCGGCCTTAGTAGGTGTATTATATATATTGGATGAGCCCAGTATCGGCCTGCACCAGAGGGATAACGCCAGATTAATTTCTACCCTGAAGACCTTAAGGGACCTGGGTAATACCCTGATTATCGTAGAACACGATGAAGCTACGATACTGGCAGCTGACTATATTGTAGATTTAGGCCCGGGCGCAGGCAGGCACGGCGGAGAAATAGTTTTCTCAGGGGACAGGGAGGATTTATTAAAACGTTCAGATTCTCTTACTGCAAAATATCTTAGAGGTGAACTCAGGGCGTGTAAAATTATACAGAGGAGGCCCTGGCAGAAAAGGAAGTTCTTGGAGATTAAGGGTGCCAGGGAGCACAACCTGAAAAATATAGATGTAAAATTCCCCTTAGGTGTCTTTATCTGCGTTACGGGGGTATCCGGTTCGGGTAAGTCTACTCTCATCGATGAGATATTGTATCGCAGCCTCGCACAAAAATTATATAAATCCAGGGAAAAACCCGGGCTGCATCAGAAGATTACGGGCGTAGAATACGTTGACAAGGTTATTGTCGTTGATCAGTCTCCTATCGGCAGGACCCCGCGCTCAAATCCGGCCACCTATGCCGGAGTCTTTAGCCATATCCGGGATATATTCAGCAGGCTCCCCGAAGCGCGCATTAAGGGGTATAAACCGGGCAGGTTTTCTTTTAATGTTAAAGGCGGCCGTTGCGAGGCCTGCGCAGGAGACGGCATAAAAAAGATTGAGATGCATTTTCTCCCCGATGTCTATGTAAAATGCGATGTCTGTAAAGGCAGGCGTTTTAATGAGGCGACCCTGGGGGTGAAATATAAGGGTAAATCTATTGCCGAAGTCTTGGATATGACCGTGGAGGAGGCGCTGGATTTATTCGCCAATATCCCAAAGATAAAGGGCATCTTGAGCTATCTTTTTGAAGTGGGCTTAGGTTATATACAACTTGGCCAGAGCGCAACCACTTTATCGGGCGGTGAAGCGCAGCGGGTTAAACTTGCCTCAGAACTTAGCAAGCGTTCGACAGGCAAAACCCTTTATCTTTTGGATGAGCCTACTACCGGATTACACTTTGCTGACGTAGAAAAACTTCTTTCTGTCCTGCAGAGATTAGTGGATAAAGGCAACACTATTTGCGTGATTGAGCATAATCTGGAGGTAATAAAGTGCGCTGATTACATCATTGACTTGGGCCCTGAAGGCGGAGAAAAAGGAGGCGAGGTCGTAGCCAGCGGCAGCCCCGAGGAATTGCTTAATAACCACAAGTCATACACGGCGCAATTTTTGAGAAAAGTATTGAAGAAAGAATAA
- a CDS encoding tetratricopeptide repeat protein — translation MNKLKNQFFKSLRILLPFLFIFAYSLQLTAYSLHAQDSSKEEEALFVAEKAFEDGFYDVALGLFERFLKNYPASSRAAEANLLIGQCYYHQNRFLDALAKFEGLLTWPPAQNIKDEVLYWIAEVHFKGNNFTKAGQYYRMIIEGYPKSSYSVYAYYSLGWCLFQESDFTEAVKYFKITQEKFPKEPQAQDSAFKIAECLYNLKDYTGTKDRLQSYMKAYPKDSARTAYIYFYLAEADYYLNNFSEAIDEYSKAIANTNDERIQALSKLGIGWAYLKSKKYKEAQDTFSGIVPDKLEKKGQDILLLGKALLSAETKRFTQAKDTYDELLKVSSDPLILIQGYLGKAETLYNISEYKEAIGVYEEALDKISASIPQESIDKLHYGLAWAFLKEGEFKEAIDEFQKIARHTEDKMIKVAALCQIGDAYQDSGEYVKAIEAYDTILKDYPDTLYNDYVQYQLGNSLLKTYNYDGAIMAFQSLKNNFPNSKLSDEAAYALGITYFQKQDYNSSKEIFENFKDEFKESALRPQGMYLLGSSLYNLGEFAQAIEVFKDIIRNYNQDTESVQKAEYEIADCYYQLGNEKEAMDRFKVLRSKYPDSRLTPEVMWWLGEYYYRHDDLGLARRYFSSLIQDFPKSNLIPDAYYILGSTYAEEGKYEEAIANFKKAAELGKSDLTGTSGIAIADIYAKQGKTDLALKMYKDVAREYANLATLIYPKIAGLYRKSGNYNEAINFYNQSLDVVPAREMADIQFKIAETKEAQGEYSEAIEEYLKVTYLYAENNNLAVKSLLRIAAIYEDKENFKEAVNIYKRIRAMDVEEAKYAQERMDWIKAHAK, via the coding sequence ATGAATAAACTCAAAAATCAATTTTTTAAATCTCTTAGAATTCTTTTACCTTTTCTTTTTATTTTCGCTTACAGCTTACAGCTTACAGCTTACAGCTTACATGCCCAGGATTCCTCCAAGGAAGAAGAGGCGCTCTTTGTCGCCGAGAAGGCCTTTGAAGACGGCTTCTATGACGTAGCCTTGGGGCTCTTTGAGCGTTTCTTAAAGAATTACCCTGCTTCTTCCAGGGCAGCAGAAGCGAACCTTTTAATCGGGCAGTGCTATTATCACCAGAATAGGTTCTTAGATGCCCTAGCCAAGTTTGAAGGGCTCCTTACTTGGCCTCCCGCGCAGAATATCAAGGACGAAGTCCTCTATTGGATCGCCGAAGTGCATTTTAAAGGCAATAATTTTACCAAGGCAGGCCAGTATTACAGGATGATAATTGAGGGTTACCCGAAATCTTCTTATTCCGTTTATGCCTATTATTCCTTAGGCTGGTGTTTGTTCCAGGAATCCGATTTTACCGAGGCCGTGAAATACTTTAAAATCACACAGGAGAAATTCCCCAAGGAGCCTCAGGCGCAGGATTCCGCGTTTAAAATAGCGGAGTGCCTCTATAATCTGAAGGATTACACCGGCACCAAAGACAGGCTGCAATCTTATATGAAGGCCTACCCTAAGGATAGCGCGCGCACCGCTTATATTTATTTTTATCTGGCCGAAGCAGATTATTATTTGAACAATTTCAGTGAGGCCATTGATGAATATTCCAAGGCCATAGCCAATACTAATGACGAAAGAATACAGGCGCTCTCTAAGTTAGGCATAGGCTGGGCCTACCTGAAATCAAAAAAATATAAGGAAGCCCAGGATACGTTTTCAGGCATCGTACCCGATAAACTGGAGAAAAAGGGGCAGGATATCCTGTTATTAGGCAAAGCGCTTTTATCCGCAGAGACTAAGAGATTTACCCAGGCCAAAGATACGTATGATGAATTATTAAAGGTATCTTCTGACCCGCTTATTTTAATTCAGGGTTATCTGGGCAAGGCTGAAACGCTTTATAATATTTCCGAATATAAAGAGGCAATAGGCGTATACGAAGAGGCATTAGACAAGATATCGGCATCCATACCCCAGGAGAGCATTGACAAGCTGCATTACGGCCTGGCCTGGGCATTTTTAAAAGAGGGGGAATTCAAAGAAGCAATAGACGAATTCCAGAAGATTGCCAGGCACACTGAAGATAAGATGATTAAGGTAGCCGCGCTCTGCCAGATAGGCGATGCCTACCAGGACTCGGGAGAATACGTCAAGGCAATTGAGGCATACGATACCATATTAAAGGATTATCCGGATACGTTATATAACGATTACGTGCAATATCAGTTAGGCAACAGTTTACTGAAGACCTATAATTACGACGGAGCGATCATGGCTTTCCAGAGCCTGAAAAACAATTTCCCTAATTCGAAATTATCCGATGAGGCAGCTTATGCCTTGGGGATAACTTATTTTCAAAAACAGGACTATAACTCCAGCAAGGAAATCTTCGAAAATTTTAAGGATGAATTTAAAGAGAGCGCCTTAAGGCCCCAAGGCATGTATCTTTTAGGGAGCAGCCTCTATAATTTAGGTGAATTTGCGCAGGCTATCGAGGTCTTTAAAGATATCATCAGGAACTACAACCAGGATACGGAGTCAGTCCAGAAGGCCGAATACGAGATAGCCGATTGCTACTACCAGCTTGGGAATGAAAAAGAGGCCATGGACAGGTTTAAGGTATTGCGCTCCAAATATCCCGATTCCCGGCTCACCCCGGAAGTGATGTGGTGGCTGGGGGAGTACTATTACAGGCATGATGACCTGGGCCTGGCGCGCCGGTATTTCTCCTCGCTAATACAGGACTTTCCCAAGAGTAATTTAATCCCCGATGCCTACTATATTTTAGGTTCTACTTACGCAGAGGAAGGCAAGTATGAAGAAGCCATAGCAAATTTCAAGAAGGCAGCAGAATTAGGTAAATCCGACCTCACCGGCACATCCGGTATTGCCATAGCGGATATATATGCCAAACAAGGCAAAACCGATTTGGCCCTGAAGATGTATAAGGACGTAGCCAGGGAATACGCTAATCTCGCAACTTTGATTTATCCGAAGATCGCAGGCCTCTACCGTAAGTCAGGTAATTATAATGAAGCAATAAATTTTTATAACCAGAGCCTGGATGTAGTCCCGGCGAGAGAAATGGCGGATATCCAATTTAAGATAGCAGAGACTAAAGAGGCGCAGGGTGAATACAGCGAGGCTATCGAAGAGTACTTGAAAGTTACCTACCTTTATGCGGAAAATAACAACTTAGCGGTAAAATCGCTTCTAAGGATAGCCGCGATTTATGAAGATAAAGAGAATTTTAAAGAAGCGGTTAATATTTACAAAAGAATCCGGGCCATGGATGTAGAAGAGGCAAAATACGCCCAAGAGAGGATGGACTGGATAAAGGCGCACGCAAAATAA
- a CDS encoding MotA/TolQ/ExbB proton channel family protein codes for MDLYKMGLWEVFSAGGPVMWPILLCSIFALAIILEKAWHLHKIKIDTQEFLSSILEKMKHHQVKEALEICDNTKSPIAHILKAGILKYDRSRPQIKEAIEDASLYEIPRLEKNLSMLATIAHISPLLGLLGTVTGMVRCFQTIQAKATAFHPVSPGDLAGGIWEALLTTVAGLIVAIPTFIAYNYLVNRINNFILEMEKASTELVNFLTE; via the coding sequence ATGGATTTGTACAAGATGGGTTTGTGGGAGGTGTTTTCAGCGGGAGGCCCGGTGATGTGGCCGATACTCTTATGTTCCATTTTTGCTTTAGCCATAATCCTGGAGAAGGCCTGGCACCTGCATAAAATAAAAATAGATACCCAGGAATTTTTAAGCAGTATTTTAGAAAAGATGAAACACCACCAGGTCAAGGAGGCCTTGGAGATATGCGATAATACCAAAAGCCCCATTGCGCATATACTAAAGGCGGGGATTTTAAAATATGACCGCTCCCGGCCTCAGATTAAAGAAGCTATAGAAGATGCGTCTTTGTACGAGATCCCCCGTTTGGAGAAGAATCTTTCTATGCTGGCTACTATAGCGCATATCTCCCCGCTTCTGGGCCTTTTAGGGACAGTCACGGGAATGGTGCGTTGTTTTCAGACCATTCAGGCCAAGGCTACGGCCTTTCATCCTGTTTCTCCCGGCGACTTAGCCGGCGGCATCTGGGAGGCGTTGCTTACTACCGTGGCGGGTTTAATCGTAGCCATACCGACGTTCATTGCCTATAATTATCTGGTTAACCGGATAAATAATTTTATCCTGGAGATGGAGAAGGCATCTACGGAGCTGGTTAATTTTCTTACTGAATAA